The DNA sequence CCCCACTTGTGTGAACCAAGATTCATAGTCCATGTGTGGAACAATAAGAGACTTTAACACGCATCCACATGTGTGGACGGGAATGAGCACCTGACTTAATACGTGAGATAGAATGAGAAGATTTAAGAGGTTTTAACATGCCCCCGCATGTGTTGGCAGGAATGCACATGAGATAGAAGAACAAGATTTCAGAgattttaacacgcccccgCATGTGTGGGCAAGATTTCACGTTGGACTTCCACATGTGATGTAGAGAAGATAAAAGATAAGAGATACAGAAATTCACCGTCGGCATGAGCATGGCTCtaataccatattagaaatgagttattcacccttttaaaaaaatcttgtaTGGTGAAGGTTTATATGCACTTATATAGCTGACACAGAATCATCACCAAATCGATCGGGAAAAGATTTAAGGGGTTTTTCAAATGACCAAACTTTGTGCCActtattaaattcatttttatatttagttcCTACAATTTAcagttcaatttaatttttactttattatactcccttcattctaCCATAAATGaatcactttcctttttgaggTGTCCCATCATTTAccattttagcaaaaaatattacattttcCACCTCTTAttatattctctcttctaTTTAATTCTGTCTTCACtcttctactttctctctcatactagACTGTCTTTCCACATAAAGTCATCGACAACTCTGACTCTTATCTATCTATTATTCATCTCTTCTCTTCATTATTTATGGACCTCACATCACTTTTTACTCTATCTTTTAATGAAGAGACAACACTTGcaaccctccatctcttaaccatttCTTCTCTTAACTATTTAGGGTCCCAcgaatttcatttcatttttatttttttcaacaagtttgatttaaaattattataatattataaaattgacattattttttaaaaaaataaaaaatgacataattcaaatcctaaaattacataatttaaattttaaaattactatttagtcctaaaatcaaaatgttcGGAAAATTAACTACCACACTAAAGAGCTACGCAAGAAAAATGATGCCGGATATCAACTAACGATTGCCAAATCTCATGTGATTGATTAAATCTTCCTATAGTTGGGTGTGGGTGGCGGTATCGCGCGTCATTGCCGTTCCTAATTTCTCGCGCATTTGGAGCGGCACACCCCAGCGTGACTGATTGCTTGCGGTTGAGTTACCGGGGGTGTCATTGTCGAAGCGATTGTTGAAACATAATCAAAACCGTGAAGGAGGAAGCCGATTTCAGTTTGGAATTGTTTACCTACGGTTTTGGTTTTAGTTTCCGAAGCCCAGTTTAGTCCAATTTAGGTGgtcttaaattcttaattattttttaaacttaattttccaagttttaacttgcaaaaaaaatttagaagaaaagaaaaattgatttgaactcaacttcaaattttaaatttagactttttagtattttaattgaaatgacTTATCATCAATTACTTTGTGGAATATAAGCTCGTGTAGTTGTTACATGACGGGTAACACTTTGATCTTGCCAATTGCTTTACCCTTGTCACAATGGTTAGATAtagaaaaactgaaatattttgtagagTGAAGGCCAAAACTGATCCTGAAtatatgctcattttatgattttggtcctaaattttatcttttgaattttttcatccTGAACATTTCAACTAATCAACTaagatcacaattggtcctacaCTAACTGTTCCGTCTATATTTAACGGTCAACGCATCATCTTCTCCGTCAAAAGCCGGGTAGCTGAGAATGCAGATGAAGAACGCCGTGAAATCCCCGTTCAATTTCTTCCAGATCCTCAGCTGCACGTTGTAAGCGAACTTCCCGTCGTTCTGCTGCCGCCACAGCGCGTCGATTTCCCGGAGCGCCTCGGCGGGGATGAATTGGACCTCTGAGAAGAAGACGTAGCCGCGCTTCACGGTGGCGTCGCCGGCAAGCGCAATGATATAGGACCGattgtgatccgagttgaaatgttcaggatgcaaaaattcaaaagataaagtgtATGACCGATTGTGatccaaattaaaatgttcaggatgcaaaaattcaaaagaaaaagtttaggaccaaaatcatgGGTGTATGTTTAGGAtcagttttggcctttacttttttttataagttctgtaaatactaaattaagtaattaGACAATAGCTCAAAAAAAGAGTAGTGATGAAGTCTCCCACGCTCCCACTTTTCCTAATCTCCTTCCACAcctatcattattattttgattcacATTATGTCTGCACTTGGTCATCAACTATATTTTATCACCTTCCATGGAATGATATACTTGACTACTAAACAAAACATAATGTAGAGAATCCCATGTGTCAAAACATTGAGATCAcctttttttgtaaattaaatattgacaaaatataatttcttagtACACCAAGTGTTGTTTGACATGTGAAAATGGTTTTGGAAATAGAGACATTTACCCCATTACCAATTTCAACCCATAACGCATTAAATCTCgtttctataaatactctacaaaattagaaactttGACTTTCTGTCAAGTGTAGCAATAAGTCAACCAAATTTGAActaatcatgaaataaatCTTTAATACAATTCTTGAAATCAGGAAATCTCACATTACTAAAAACTATTCTGCcataaaaattattcttttattcaatttccCATTTTTCTCTAACTCACATGTCTCTATGTCTAAGCATCTTCACTTGCCACTACTATCttgaaatatttctatataagCCATTTTTCTATAACCTTTGACTTTTAATTTCCCAtacaattctctctctttctctcaataattttttttctttcatctcTTGAACTACATGTCATCCCATTTGGAATTGGATCCTCTGATTGCTTAGCTaacatcatcattttcttcaacTTATGTCAACCCATTTGGCGTTGGATCTTATTATTACTTAGCCTAAGTTCATCATTTTTCAACTATTCACTCCAATATCCAAGTTTCTTATCTAACACACATATATTCCTCCCTCCTATGAACTCTCAAGCCATACCACCGCCCATCAATGGCCAGCCTCCGCCTCCGGTCTCTGATGATGGATTCCCAATGCTAGCTGTCGCGGCACTAGGCATCACAGCCACGGCCTTCCTGCTCGTGAGCTACTACATCTTCGTCACCAAGTGCTGCTTCCGGTGGCACCTTATCGACCCCTTGAGGCGCTTCCCCACCCAGAGGGCGCGCCTCAATGAGGATCCACCAGCATCCTACTCCCCCGAATCGTGGCAGAGCCGCGGCCTCAACGAGCTTCTCATCCGAGAAATCCCAACATTCCAATACAGCAAGCAGCAGGGAGAGAGCAGCAGCATCTCCAAATGTGTGGTCTGTCTCAATGAGTTTCAAGAAAGCGACATGCTAAGGCTTCTGCCCAAATGCAGCCACGCGTTCCATCTCGACTGCATCGATGTATGGCTGCTCAGCAACTCCAACTGCCCGTTGTGCAGGTCAGCAATCTCAGGCAGGAACCGGTACAAGATAGAGAGGATCGTTGCGCCAAACTCCTCCCCTCAAGAACCACGGCCAGCTGTGGGCTCCATCTTCGGAGGTGATGAAGAGTTTCTGGAGATTGTAATAAGTGGAGAGGATGGAGCTACCTTGTCTGAAAACAGACAGCACGAGAGAGGCGATTCGAGCAGGTTCTTGGTGCAGCAATCTAGAAGCAATCATTCTTCAAGAAAGTTTGGCAAGTCCAAGCATAGAAAAGCTCGCCACGGTTCAATCATGGGAGATGAAGTCATCAACTTGGGAGTGAAAGATGATCAATTCCGCATCCAACCTATCAGAAGATCCTTCTCGATGGACTCTGCAGCAGACCGCTGCATTTACCTGTCTGTTCAGGAGATTCTGCGGCAGAACAGGCAAGCTGGTGAGGCTCCGAGCAATGAAGAGGGCGGCAGCAGAAGCCGGAGATCCATCTTCTCCTTCGGACATGGAAGAGGGTCAAGAAATGCAATTCTTCCCTATTGAGACCCAACTAAGTATATCACAGAAAATCCAAACttaatatgttttgttttgtatttttgaCTAGGATAGGAGATTTTTCAGATTGTAGGAAACAGCATTCTTtagagaaatgaaatttttattaaacaGTTACAGAGATACACAAGAATGAGAATTACATAATTCTTCATGAATGAAAATGATTGTTTTGCAAGTTTACAGATCTGTTGAAAATAAGATGTAGTGTGAACAAGATCTAAAAAATATGTAGAATAGAAGATTGGACTTAAGATTCAgacttcaaaaaataaaacaatatctCACATCACATGCCCTGACTACTGatttactagtaatattttgtgtgtgttttgggTATATTGCAACTCAGATTAGTATCACCAGTTTGACTTAGGACATTTTGTTTTCGACATTCACATCATCTTTCATGTAAACGAAATCATACGATAGTTCCTTATACCGATAAGGCTTATCTTTTGGTAGTCAATTTCAGTAAACCAATAAGGATGAATCTGACTGTAAATAGAAGCATATTGGATTGATTGTGTATTCATAAAATCTTACATCACAAAGAAACCGTAATGGAATATTCCTGCTCAGCTCTACAAACACTGATCAACAATAAACAGTAAAATGAACAGAGATAGCATGTTCGTGTTGAGATGAAAGAGGTGAACATCGCAGCTGCTCCAACACCTTCATTGTGCAACAAAATATTTGCTCCATGGTGTTACCTCTTTATAGCCGAAATAGCAGAACGTGAATTCTCCAGAGAGCCGTCTCCATTCTCATCTGGATGAGGCAATGCACTCATAAGCGTTTCAGAGACTAGAGTACTAGCTTTCAGCTTTAATTGCTCCAGTACTTCAATAGCTTCTTTCAGTTCGTCTTCTGCACTTGGCCCGTGTCCCTCCCAACCTTCAACTACTTTCTCCTGAAAGTTCATGGCTAGCGGGTAACTGCAGCAATGAAAAGAATAGGGTTACACAACATATTTTCCTAACCATTGGTTTTCGAACCAAAATTTCTGCCTACGATAGAAGGAGATACTAAAATGTGCAGCTAACAAGCCAGAATAACTAGGGACACATCAAGTCACTACTTTTAGTCTTCTTGTAGGTTAAGAACATACCATTCAATTAGTGGAACTTGAAGgattaatcaaaaaaattttaaatctttgtacaTTTTATGAGATTCTAAGAAACTCAATATCCAAGATCGAGTAAACTAAAGACCAGCATTACTTGttcaaagtattattttacctCACTTATCAGGATGGCATTTGCCCGTATACTAATAAACCTCTATCCTATAAAATGTGACAGTACTTATGATGATATTTTCCATAAATCGCAAAATAAGAACAGCATCCGTTTTCAAGTTTCATTACAGTGGAAATTTGTGTTATTGAAATTGTCTCATATGCATTAAGGAACATCACTGTTAAGAGATGAAGATTGAATAGTCACTATCTGATTCAAACTAGCATCTTGTGTAACATGAAAAGTGTACAATAAGAAACAGAAATGTCAAACGCCAAACCAACAGTATGATGCTTCTGTAAGATATCATATGCTTAATCTTCTGAATTAGGATGCTTTGActattacattattatattagAGTGTCAGTTACATTTAAGAATGAAAAAGTGTACAAAAAGAAACAGAAATGTCAAAcaccaaaattttaaagaaaacaagaatatttaaaCTGAAAATTGATCCAATATGTGAACAGGTCCGCAGTTAGAAACTGAGATCCACAAAAGGCAGGAATATGAATTAGggtggaaatatttttatgatgatgaatgttttaaaaatatccacTACTTAAGTAACACATAGAATCTACCCAAATTGACTAAAATAGCCCCAAATCACATGCATGGTACAAACTTGTTAGAACCGGCAAATGCATTTGTCAGTCGATTAAcactaaaaattcaaatgaaatcaaatataggaaaaaatacacaaaatataaaattcaaatgaaatcaaatataggaaaaaatacacaaaatatacatatgAAACCTAAAAATAAGAGTGTTATAAGACTCTTTGaacagaaaaaaattgaaaaagttctCTTACTATTTTTACAGCCAAAAGACACGCCAGTGGTGTTTAAACTGAAGTATCCATCAGTAGATATAAGTAGAATTTCTCACAGATCAGATTTGTCCACTTGTCAGATTTTTAATGGTCTACTTTCCATTGATTAAGACTCTTtggatatactccctccgttccatagtagtggaggcatttcttttcggcacgaaaattaagaaaaatgtgtgtaatgtattaaatataaacataatagAGTAGGAGAGAGGGacaaaatagagagaataaagtaagcgAGATAGAAAAGTAActgagaaaaaatgtgtttgacttttactaaaacgggaaatgactccactactatggaacgtaccacaatggcaaaatgacttcactactatggaatggagggagtagtaatttacTGATCCTCTAGTTTAACTTCTCGAGGATAATGAGGGTTTTTCCACAGTTACAGaacaaagaagaaaatcaaGGTCACCGCACAACACAGGGCGCATAGTACAATTTTAGTTGTATTTCTATCGTTATAAAGCATGAAGAAAGCAATCATGACAGAGTTCTTTATCTTGACAACAGAAAACATATTCATCATCCTTCTCTCTGTTGACACTCAAAGAAAATCACAgaaacaaacataaataaagaGTTTATGTTTTCATGTATCTTATACTCACAGGTAAAAGCATGCGGTTTAGTTCAGCTTAGGGATGCACACATCCTACAACTGGTGCATGTGGTCTTTGTAAATGATAGTGGAACTTGCTTTTTAAGCATAATATTTATGAGATACTTTTGTTTGTTGCCTTTATGAAGTGCTCTCACAaagaatgaaatatatttttctagtATCGAAAATCATAAAGCGCTAAAGcaagaaaaaatagatttgAAATCAATCAAGGCAAAGATTTTGTGAACATTTACCTTCCCATAGCCGCATATGCTTTTGAAAGATTCTGACATGCTTCTATTGAATCAGCATGATGTGGCCCAAGGGAGACATCCATGATCTCTTTTGCATATGCGAAAGTCTGGGCAGCTGACTGCGGCCTATCTAACTCCATGTAAGCTGCCCCCAAGTTGTTATAAACATAACCCACGCTAAAGTGCTTCGAGCCAAAACTCTCTTTCAACCTTTCTGCAGCATCTTCCAGATATGGGATTGCTTCTTCCACCTTCCCTGTTAACAGGAGAAGCCAACCAATCCTCGCAGAAACACTTCCCACGGAGTGCTGCTCCTGAGGAAGCTTCTCTAACATTGCCAACGCCTTCGTCAACAATGATATTGCAGTTTCAAATTCATTCATTGTCTCGTATTGTGTTGTGATCTCCATATACGCTTCCACAACTGCAAGAGGTGagcttctctctttcttctcaAGAATTCCACAAGCAATCTCCAGACATTTCTTTGCATCCAGAAACTTCTCCTGATTACACAGAGCTTTGGCCATGGAAGTAAACACCATTGCGCGTTCCTCACTCTCTTGCTCAGTCTGTTGCACAACGCCCTTCAAAGTATTAATAGCTTCCTCATATCTCCCTAAAGCAATCTGCATATTAGCAGCATCAATCTCTGCGCGAAGCAAATCAGCACTACGGCCCCATTTCTTCAACACCTTCCGCGAGAGCTGATTCTGTTCCAAAGCTCTATCATGCTCTTCTAACCCAGTGTAGATCACTCCAAGAACCCTCCTATCGTAAGCCACCTCCACCGAGTTATTACCAAAATGCGCCTTGTGAATCTCCACAGCCTTCTCACAAAACGGCAACGCCTCTTTGAAATTCAGAACCGCAACATAGGCCTCTGCAACATCCCTATTAGCATTACCAAGCTCCTTACTATCTTCATCAAAAATCATCTCCTTAATCTCCAAAGCCTTCCTCAGATCAAGAATGGCCTCTTCCCTCCTCCCCATCGCCGTCTTAACATTAAACAATTCAAACCGGACCGCGTGCAGAATCGGCAAAACCTGATCAGCACTGTAAGAGCTCTCCCCTTCAAGCTTACTCAAAACCCTATTAGCCCTACTCAAATACCCCAAACTCTCACTGAACCTTTTCAAACCAAAACTAGAAGAGCCCAACAGATGCAAAGTCATCGCAATTGGCAACGACATTTTCTTCCTGGAATCGGCCTCATTCTCATCGAAGATTCTCAGAGCCCTTTGAGCGAAAGACAGAGTCTTTTCGGGATCATCGCCGTCGCGGTCGAGTTTGAGGCCGATTTTCAAGCAGGCCAAGGCTAAATCCTTCTCGTCAAAGGAGGCCTCCATCTCCTTAAACGCTGCGAGCATTTCGTCGAGCGATTCGGCAGCCTCGAACGCCTCCTCGAGCTCTGATTTCTCCTTGATTCTCCTCTGCCGTGACGACATCTGCGGTGAATCCTGGGAAAAGGGGTTCAGGAGGTCATGCGCGCTGAGATTATGAGGTGGAAACCGATTGGAATTGGAGGTGGAGAAGCGTGAAGACTGAGAGGCGGGGGAGGATTCAAGAAGGGGTTTTGGCGGGGAACTGAGAGAGGGGGCGGAGAATTCTCTGGTAGATAGAGAAATTGGGATTCTGGGATGCGGTTTCCGGATATGAGAAAGGAGCTTGAATGAAGCTCTTCTCATGGTGGAAGATTTTAGGAGAGAGAATTGCTACTGAGGTTTATGCCTAtcgttttttatttgattcttGAACCCTACTAAAACCTCTCCATACCTACTATACCAGTGTTTCGCTTTATATTAGTGTACGGGTAATGATGAGATTCATTCCCACCATTGTCCCACGGCTCAATCctacataaataatattattagttacgcctgcttattcggccggttccggttctaaccgaACCAGTTGACCGGTTAAtcggttttaaattttcataaattcaagaaCTGGAATCGGAAtcggaaccgatcggttccggtttggaaccgacCGGTTAAGAATCGAtcgattccggttccgaatcggaaccgatgtgtaattttaatccgaatttatttataattttaaatagttcaatactaaaaaaataatgatccAACATCTAgaattataacaaataatacctaaaaattaaaataaatacacaaaatacaaaccaacaatacaataatattcatatatggataagagtgatgccaagtgtagtaggttgggtcggactagtttatgttagcaattttttactaacacaaaaataggagttctaaactttagcaattatttttaaaaaaatgagttttaaaattgaatttcattttcccttttttggctaaacatagtattcattggaatttccaatactaattgatATTGTTGTGACTATTTGGTTTATACCGGAacacttaataaattattcacaaatatgttaaaatcgtatgttaaatgaattgttacataaatttgtaataaatatatcatatgaaatgatattgtatttgtataagttcttttgaaaactaaaaacaaacttatgatgttctactcattgtagttagttcataaaaaatggattagggaaataattgtagattTAAAGTATCACagattaaacatttaaatctaaaaatcactcaatgtttcaaactattttactttaattcaaaattaattcaataaattagatttttttagtatattaaattataaaaaaataaaattgaattataatccggttcccggttaggaaccggtcggttccggttccgaaccggaaccggtattatttaaaaagttggaaccgGTACCGAAACCGGAATCGGATttttcggttccggttcctcaattaaccggtcggttccggttccgattccggttaaccgagaaccggagAACCGTTTAAGCACCCATATTATTAGTTATAGGTAATCCTAAAGTAAAATAATCTCACGACttaatcctaaattatattttagtattattttatttaagaaattgaacaCCACCAAAGTGAACATTTCTAATTCagtatgaaattttttacagtgttattatataagtatagtggagaaaataaagtaagagaaaaataaaatagagacaGTGATGTTTTCAAATGGATCATTTAGAATGACATAtcccaaaatggaaagtttcactctaagtgggacggagggaatagtagtataagaaaattcaccaaatttgaaaaattatgatataattttaaaaagagttattggcatctaatatcataCACGAATTTCAAACTCGACAAATAATACACGAATTACACCAGAAGTGAGAATTTCTCATACGTTGGGTTATGAGGAAAATTTAAGCCTACATGGCATGCCCATACTGCACCAAGCGACCCGCTAGCGCAACCCAGAGGTCCCAAATGCGATTTTCAGCTTTTTTTGTGTTCATTCATTCTGCGCTTCAAAAATAGTACATCACATTATTCGAATCTTATTATATCTAAGCCTTCTCCGTACCTTTGAAAGAACCTCTTGGCCTCATAAGTTTTCCTCCTTTTTTGTTTCTCCATCTTTTATGCCCTCAGGCATAAAAGCGTACGGGTCCAATCAAGAAAGGATTGAAGaatgtctttattttattcacccAGTAGAATATCTGTCTACCTTTTGtttgtatttaaaatatcTTATCAAGTCAGGTGtgattaattttatggatTACTCCCAACTTGTAGTAGGATTtgttaaacatatttttcatatattgattaatttaagttttttcGTCTTCATATGTTCCTCTCTTTTGTGTGTATTCGTATCTCGGCAATATCCTACCTTACTGCAGTatttgtcttttattttatgtctCTTTAACTCGGATCAATAAGTGTGTGGGGTTATAGTTCATAGAGTGGATCTTTATCATGTTTCTAATTTAAGCATACTATGCATCTTGTAAGGCAATAAGTTAGCGAGGTGTTGTTGAACGTATTTAGAAATTATCTAAAGCCTACTATGCATGTTTTAGGGGTGATAGATGTCACACCTCAATCGTTATGAcgtatgcacttactataaataaattcaaatatttaatacaaatAACCACATTTCGAGTATATAAAGcgcacatattatataatttcaaaaaccacTATTTAccaagtacatatttcaaacattctaaattttagtgggaccctctcaccactctatatactacacatttatctacatgcaaaaattatgaggaggagaaggtttccaaaacgcgtcagccgccgacctTGTTAACATGTGGAGTTCCTATGATTCACGTCAACCCAAAAGGTTCACTTATATCTttttcctgaaaaatattagtggtttatatgagccacaactcagtgtatataaaccttacatttaattccacatcccagatatcaatatattctttaaccaatatatataacaataaccaacaaatattagaaacaatttcatgtacatatgcatatgccacactattcagtttattattctgtgacaaatcaagcctaacatctgcccgggattccaTTGTATCGGACCCGAAGGTCTCATTGctattgtacatatatatatgacccgaaggtccattgtcattgtatatatgacctGTAGGTCCCATtgctattatatatatgacccgtatgtcccattgtcattgtatacatatatatgacccgaaggtccattgccattgtatatatgacccgtaggtccattgcaTTGATTCAGACCCAGGGCGAGACtgtcacagatcctctttaatccaatGATTCAAATACTTCCAAAACCATGTGTaaacatatcaattgcatcaattacatatttctatcatatgtCACCAGGTAATTTCAATactatagataaacatatcaattgcacaaatcacatatcttCATCATATTACACCATTAAACACATAAACAAATCATAGTcaaatcatataattcaatcaTTCACTTTATTTAAACACCTAACAAAGAagcacataaaatatgtaaaattaaaagtgtgatttatacacacctgatcACGATAGATGAACTACTCAAAAGCTCGATCCCTTCTCTTCGTTTACCACTCTCATATATAGTTGTTACTTCTAAAGCCTAAATAATTTTCTCCTTGTTGTTTTGTTCTTCTACTATTCATATTTTGTTGTATCAACACCCTAGTATTTGACCTATCAGCCAGTTGGATCAACACCCtagtatttgacaattttaccccctttaaccgattataaatggataacggcataacattgatagatgctcctaaatcacacattgcatgctcgattttcacatctccaat is a window from the Salvia hispanica cultivar TCC Black 2014 chromosome 1, UniMelb_Shisp_WGS_1.0, whole genome shotgun sequence genome containing:
- the LOC125197376 gene encoding RING-H2 finger protein ATL16-like translates to MNSQAIPPPINGQPPPPVSDDGFPMLAVAALGITATAFLLVSYYIFVTKCCFRWHLIDPLRRFPTQRARLNEDPPASYSPESWQSRGLNELLIREIPTFQYSKQQGESSSISKCVVCLNEFQESDMLRLLPKCSHAFHLDCIDVWLLSNSNCPLCRSAISGRNRYKIERIVAPNSSPQEPRPAVGSIFGGDEEFLEIVISGEDGATLSENRQHERGDSSRFLVQQSRSNHSSRKFGKSKHRKARHGSIMGDEVINLGVKDDQFRIQPIRRSFSMDSAADRCIYLSVQEILRQNRQAGEAPSNEEGGSRSRRSIFSFGHGRGSRNAILPY
- the LOC125202152 gene encoding protein KINESIN LIGHT CHAIN-RELATED 1; amino-acid sequence: MRRASFKLLSHIRKPHPRIPISLSTREFSAPSLSSPPKPLLESSPASQSSRFSTSNSNRFPPHNLSAHDLLNPFSQDSPQMSSRQRRIKEKSELEEAFEAAESLDEMLAAFKEMEASFDEKDLALACLKIGLKLDRDGDDPEKTLSFAQRALRIFDENEADSRKKMSLPIAMTLHLLGSSSFGLKRFSESLGYLSRANRVLSKLEGESSYSADQVLPILHAVRFELFNVKTAMGRREEAILDLRKALEIKEMIFDEDSKELGNANRDVAEAYVAVLNFKEALPFCEKAVEIHKAHFGNNSVEVAYDRRVLGVIYTGLEEHDRALEQNQLSRKVLKKWGRSADLLRAEIDAANMQIALGRYEEAINTLKGVVQQTEQESEERAMVFTSMAKALCNQEKFLDAKKCLEIACGILEKKERSSPLAVVEAYMEITTQYETMNEFETAISLLTKALAMLEKLPQEQHSVGSVSARIGWLLLLTGKVEEAIPYLEDAAERLKESFGSKHFSVGYVYNNLGAAYMELDRPQSAAQTFAYAKEIMDVSLGPHHADSIEACQNLSKAYAAMGSYPLAMNFQEKVVEGWEGHGPSAEDELKEAIEVLEQLKLKASTLVSETLMSALPHPDENGDGSLENSRSAISAIKR